CCGTCATCCGGGATGCCGGCGAGAAGACGATTGTGGAACTCGCCCGCGAAATCGAGCATCTGTCGGAAGGGGCCCGCACGGGGAAGCTTTCGATTTTCGACCTTTCCGGCGGCACCTTCACCGTCACCAGCATCGGGTCGATCGGCGGGCTCTTCAGCTACCCGGTGATCCATCCCCCGGAGGCGGCCATCCTCGGCCTGCACAAGATCGTCCGGCGGCCGGTGGTGCGAGGAGGCGAAATCGTCGAGAGGGACATGATGTACCTGAGCCTGTCCTTCGACCACCGGCTGATCGACGGTGGGACGGCCACGCGGTTCATGAACGACGTCATCCTTCAGATCGAAGCGCTGGGCACGGAATGAGGACCCCATGAAACCTTTCGACCTGGTGGTGATCGGAGCGGGACCCGGCGGTTATGTCGCGGCGATCCGGGGGGCGCAACTCGGGATGCGGGTGGCCGTCGTGGAGCGGGACCGTCCCGGGGGGGTCTGCGTCAACTGGGGATGCATTCCTTCCAAGTCGATCCTCAAGTGCGCCGACCTCTACGAGGAGATGAAGAACTCGGCGGCGTACGGCATCGCTTGCCAGGGGTTGTCCGTCGACTACGGGGAGGTCATCCGCCGCAGCCGGAAGGTCGCCGAGCGGATGTCGCGCGGCGTCGGCTACCTGTTCAAGAAAAACGGCATCGAACTGATCGCGGGGAGCGCAACGATCACTTCTCCCCGGACGGTTCGAGCGGGCGATGAAGAGCTCGAGGCCGACAACATCCTGGTGGCCACGGGCACGGCGGTGCGGGGGCTGCCGGGGATCGAACCGGACGGCGAGGCCGTCATCACCAGCGACGACGCGTTGGCCCAGGAGACGCTCCCCCGCTCGGTCGCGGTGTTAGGCGGCGGTGCGGTGGGTGTGGAGTTTGCCTACGTCTACCGCATCTTCGGGGCCGAGGTGACCGTCATCGAAATGATGGACCAGCTCCTCCCCCGCGTCGACCGGGAAGTGGCCGAGGAACTTGCAAAGTCGTTCCGCAAACGGGGGATCCGCGTTCTCACCTCTGCCACCGCAAAAGCGCTCGACAAGGTCCAAGGGACGCTCACGGTGTCCTCGGGGGGGAAGGAAGAGACGATTTCCGCAGAGAAGATCCTGGTCGCGGTAGGTCGAAAGCCTCTTACGGAGGGGCTGGGCCTGGAGGCGTGCGGCGTGCAGCTCGAGCGGGGGTTCATCCGGGTGGACCATAGGTTCCGGACCGCCTGTCCGACGATCCATGCGATCGGCGACGTCATCGGAGGGATGCTCCTGGCCCACGAGGCGTCCGCGGAAGGGGTGGCGGCGGTGGAGATGATGTCCGGGATCGAGACCCATCGGCCGGACCCCGACAAGATCCCGGCGTGCATCTATTGCCAGCCCGAGGTCGCCACGATCGGGCTCTCCGAGGAGGAGGCGCGCAAGCGCGGGATTCCCGTGAAGGTATCGAAGTTCCCCTTCACGGCGCTCGGTCGCGCCGTGGCTTCGGGCCACACGGAGGGGTTCGTCAAGATGGTGGCGGACGAGCGGTACGGCGAGGTGATCGGCTGTCACATCATCGGGCACGGGGCGCCGGACCTGATCTCCGAGCTGTCGCTCGCGCGCACGCTCGAGGCGACGTTCCACGAAATCGGTAAAACCGTCCACCCCCACCCGACCCTGCCGGAGGCGATCCGGGAAGCGGCGCTGATGCTGGGCGGCGAGGCGATCGACATTTAACGCGGCGGAGGAGGTATGACCGAGCAGAAGGAGCGGGAACTCTATTTCTGGCTTCGCCTCATCCGGGAGTTCGAGGACCGGATTTCCGCGCTGGACAAGCAGGGAAAGATTCAGGGGGGCGTCTACTCCGGGAAAGGGCAGGAGGCCGTTGTCGTGGGGGTCTGCCACGAGCTTAAGGCCGACGACTGGATCTTCCCCCTGCACCGCGATCTCGGGGCGTTCCTCGTGAAGGGGGCCGACCCCCGGCGCCTGATGGCGCAGATCCTGGGGAAAAAGGACGGGTTCTCCAAGGGGAAGGACTCCTTCCTCCATGGCGGGGACTTCTCGCACTGCATCTTCGGGGCGACCTCGATGCTGGGCTCCACCCTCCCGGTGGCGGTCGGCACCGCCTACAAGTTCAAGATCAAAAAGGAGGACCGCGTGGCGGTCGCCTTCTTCGGCGAGGGGGCGAGCTCCCGGGGGGACGTTCACGAGGCGATGAATTTCGCCGGGATCTACAAGCTGCCCGTCGTCTTCGTCTGCGAGAACAATTTCTACGCCTATTCCACCCCCAACGAGCTGCAGTTCGCAGTGGAGGACGTGGCCGACCGGGGCCCGGGATACGGATTCAAGGGGGACGTCTGCTCGGGGAACGACCTCCACTCGGTGATGAAGGCCGCGAAAAAAGCGATCGACCGGGCGCGAAGCGGAGAGGGGCCGACGTACCTCGAATGCAAGACGTACCGGTACCATGGCCATTCCGAGCACGACCGCGCCACCTACCGCAGCGATGAGGAACTGATCACCTGGGAGAGCCGCGATCCGATCGAGCGGTGGGAGGTCTACCTGGAGAAGCGGAAGTACGACCGTGCCGCCATCCAGACGGAGACGGAGCAGCGGGTGAAGAAGATCGTCGAGGACGCGTTGGCGTTCGCGGAGGCGAGCCCCCTGCCGGAAGGCCTGGAGGCGATGGAAGACCTCTACGCCACGCCGATCACGGAGGAGTAAATGCAGGTCACCTACATCCAGGCGATCAACCAGGCGATGCACGAGGAGATGGCGCGCGACGGGAATGTGCTGCTCCTCGGGGAGGATGTCGGCGTCCTCGGAGGGGCCTTCAAGGCGACCGAGGGGCTGCTCGCGAAATTCGGCTCTGAGCGCGTTGTGGACACCCCGATCGCCGAGTCGCTCATCGTCGGCGCGGGGGTGGGCCTTGCCATCCATGGGATGCGCCCGATCCTGGAGATGCAGTTCATCGACTTCATCTCGTGCGGGTTCGACCAGATCGTCAACATGGCGGCGACGCTCCGGTACCGGCACGGGGGGCAGGCCTCCTGCCCGATCGTCATTCGGGGGCCGTGCGGGGCGGGCGTCCACGGGGGTATCTACCACTCCCAGAACCCGGAGGCGTGGTTCTTCCACGTCCCGGGCTTGAAGGTCGTGGCACCGGCGACGGCGTACGACGCCAAGGGACTTCTCAAAAGCGCCATCCGGGACGACGACCCCGTGATCTACCTGGAGCACAAGTTCCTCTACCGCCGGATCAAGGAGGACATTCCGGACACGGAATACCTCGTCCCCATCGGGAAGGCGGTGCTGCGCAAGGAGGGGAGGGACCTCTCCGTCATCACCTACGGATCCCCGGTGCACGCGGTGATGAAGGCCGCGAAGGACATGGCGGGGGAGATCGACATCGAGGTGATCGACCTGCGGACGATCCTGCCGCTGGACTGGAAGACGATCCGGGCGTCGGTGGCCAAGACGGGCAAGGTCCTGATCGTCCACGAGGCGAGGCGCACCGGCGGCATCGGGGGGGAGGTCGCCGCCCGCATCGCGGAGGAGCTGTTCGAGTCCCTGGACGGGCCGGTCGTGCGGGTGGCCTCGAAGGACACCCACAACGCCTTCGCCGCGACGATGGAGGATTACATCCTCCCGAACCAGGAGAAGATCACAGAAGCGATTCGAAATCTTGCGGCCTACTGATCGAATTCCCGGTTGCAGCGGACCGGGTGCGGAGTCCATCCCTCCCGGCCGCTGAACCGGGGTGTCGGCAACAAGGGGAAAGGGGTAAGGCAGATGCACGTCGACGTCGTCATGCCCCAGCTGGGGGAAAGCGTGGTCGAGGGGGTGGTGGCCAAGTGGCTGGTCAAGGCGGGCGACTCCGTGGCCAAGGACCAGCCGCTGGTCGAAATTTCCACCGACAAGGTGGATGCCGAGATCCCCTCCCCGGCCGCCGGCGTGGTCGTAGAGATCCTGGCGAAGGAGGGAGAGACGATCCCGATCCTCGCGGTGATCGCCCGGATCGAGACGGAGAAGGGGGAGGCCAAGCCCGCCGATGTCCCTCCCCCGAAAGCTCCGTGGGACGAGGAAACCGAGGGGTTCCCCGGGGCGATGGCCCGCCGCTCGGAACCGCCGCTGCCGTCTCCTCCTCGGGTCGAACCGTCCAAGGCACCACCCGCGCCTCCGCCCGCGGAAGGGCCGAAGGTGAGGATCTCGCCGGTGGTCGCCCGGATGGCCGCCGAGCACGGGCTCGACCTGTCCATGATTCCCGGGACGGGAATCGACGGCCGGGTCACGAAGAAGGACGTGGAGGATTATCTCGCGAGGGGCGGGGCCGCCGCGCCGCCCGCCCCCCCCTTGGCCCCGCCTCCGCCTCCCGCACCTGCGGAGCCGGAAGGGGACCAGGTCGTCCCCTTCACTCCGATCCGGAAGCGGATCGCCGAACACATGGTGATGAGCAAGCGCACCTCCCCGCACGTCCACACCTTTGCGGAGGTGGACATGCACAAGGTGGTTGCTTTCCGCGCCAAGGCGAAGGGAATGGGCGTTTCCCTCACCTATCTTCCGTTCGTCATCTGGGCGTCTGTTACGGCCCTGCGCGAATTTCCTTACCTGAACGCCTCCGTGGCGGGGGAGAGCACGGTCCTTAAAAAAGCGATCCACATGGGGATCGCAGTCGAGACGGACCGCGGGCTCATCGTACCGGTCATCCGGGACGCGGACCGGAAGTCGATCGGGGATCTGTCAAAAGCGGTGGAAGATTTTTCCGCCCGGGCGAAGGCTCACCGGATCCTCCCCGACGAAATGGCCGGCGGGACGTTTACCGTTACCAACCCCGGGCCGAAGGGGAACCTCTTCGGGACGCCGATCCTCAACCAGCCTCAGGTGGGAATCCTCCGGATGGGGCAGGTGGTCAAGAGGGCCGTTGTCGTCGATGCGGGAGGGGAGGATGCGATCGTCGTCCGGCCGATGATGTACCTGTGCCTGGGATACGACCACCGGATCGTCGATGGAGTGACAGGGAACGAATTCCTTTTCCGCGTGCGGGAGATCCTGGAAACGGGGGGTTTTTCCCTGTAGGGGACGGCGTCCGATGGAGGCGAACTGGCTCGGGCAGGTGGAGTACCGGCAGGCGCTGGAGCTCCAGATGCAATGCATCGGGCGGCGAGCGGCCGGGGAGATTCCCGACATCCTTCTCCTGCTGACTCACCCGCACGTCTACACGATCGGCCGGATCGGCGACGACGCCAACCTGCTCGTCCCTCCCGATCTGCTGGCGCGGGAAGGGATCCCCTTGGCGAGGATTTCGCGAGGCGGCGACATCACCTACCACGGGCCCGGGCAGCTGGTCGGCTATCCCATCGTGCTGCTTTCCCGGCCCGACGTCCACCGGTTCGTCCGCAGCATCGAGGCCGCCCTCATCGAGGCGCTTTCGCAATTCGGCGTCTCCGGCGCGCGCATCGAGGGGCTTACCGGCGTGTGGACGATGGGGAAAAAGATCGCCTCGATCGGGATCGGCGTGCGGCGGTGGGTCACGTATCACGGCTTCGCCCTGAACGTGGACACCGATCTGTCGTATTTCCGGCGCATTCACCTGTGCGGACTGAAAGGCCGCGAGGCGACTTCCATCGCGGAAGCCACCGGCAGGAAGGTCCCGATGGAGGCGGTTTGCGACGCCGTTACGCTCGCCTGCGGGAACCATCTGCGGGGGTTTTCATGAAGCCGCCGACGCCATTGGTCCGGCCGCCCTGGCTCAAGGTGCGCCCCCCCTCCGGGGAAAAGGTGGAGAGGGTTGCAGAGGTGCTGCGCCGGTACGGCCTGCGCACGGTATGCCGCGACGCGCGGTGCCCCAACATGGGCGAGTGCTGGGGGGAAGGGACCGCGACCGTTCTCATCCTCGGCGAAACGTGCACCCGCGGCTGTGCGTTCTGCAGCGTCGCAACGGGAACCCCTCTCCTCCCGGATCCGCACGAGCCGGCCCGTGTTGCCTGGGCGGCGGCCGAGCTGGGCTGGAAACACATCGTCGTCACATCGGTGACGCGCGATGACCTGGAAGATGGGGGCGCGTTCCAGTTCGTCGCCGTGGTAAAGGAGATCCGGAAGCGGGCTCCGTCGGCAACCGTCGAACTCCTCGTGCCCGACTTCAAGGGGGACCGGGAGGCTCTGCGGCGGGTGGTTGGCGCCTATCCGCACGTCCTTGCGCACAACGTGGAAACCGTCCCCCGGCTCTACCCCGAGGTGCGGCCGGGGGCGGTTTATCTCCGTTCCCTGGAACTCCTCGGGCACGCGCATGCCCTTGCGCCCCGGCTCGAGCTCAAATCGGGGCTCATGGTCGGCTTCGGGGAGAGCCGCGAGGAGGTGGTTTCCGTGCTGGAGGACCTCTACGCCGCCGGGGTCCGGTCCGTCACGCTGGGCCAGTACCTCCCCCCCTCCCGGAATCATCTTCCCGTCAGGGAATATCTGACCGTAGAGGCGTTTTCGATGCTTGCGGACGATGCCCGCAGACTGGGGTTTCAGCGGGTCGCGTCCGGGCCGCTGGTGAGAAGTTCCTACAA
Above is a window of Deltaproteobacteria bacterium RBG_16_64_85 DNA encoding:
- a CDS encoding dihydrolipoyl dehydrogenase; amino-acid sequence: MKPFDLVVIGAGPGGYVAAIRGAQLGMRVAVVERDRPGGVCVNWGCIPSKSILKCADLYEEMKNSAAYGIACQGLSVDYGEVIRRSRKVAERMSRGVGYLFKKNGIELIAGSATITSPRTVRAGDEELEADNILVATGTAVRGLPGIEPDGEAVITSDDALAQETLPRSVAVLGGGAVGVEFAYVYRIFGAEVTVIEMMDQLLPRVDREVAEELAKSFRKRGIRVLTSATAKALDKVQGTLTVSSGGKEETISAEKILVAVGRKPLTEGLGLEACGVQLERGFIRVDHRFRTACPTIHAIGDVIGGMLLAHEASAEGVAAVEMMSGIETHRPDPDKIPACIYCQPEVATIGLSEEEARKRGIPVKVSKFPFTALGRAVASGHTEGFVKMVADERYGEVIGCHIIGHGAPDLISELSLARTLEATFHEIGKTVHPHPTLPEAIREAALMLGGEAIDI
- a CDS encoding pyruvate dehydrogenase; its protein translation is MQVTYIQAINQAMHEEMARDGNVLLLGEDVGVLGGAFKATEGLLAKFGSERVVDTPIAESLIVGAGVGLAIHGMRPILEMQFIDFISCGFDQIVNMAATLRYRHGGQASCPIVIRGPCGAGVHGGIYHSQNPEAWFFHVPGLKVVAPATAYDAKGLLKSAIRDDDPVIYLEHKFLYRRIKEDIPDTEYLVPIGKAVLRKEGRDLSVITYGSPVHAVMKAAKDMAGEIDIEVIDLRTILPLDWKTIRASVAKTGKVLIVHEARRTGGIGGEVAARIAEELFESLDGPVVRVASKDTHNAFAATMEDYILPNQEKITEAIRNLAAY
- a CDS encoding lipoyl(octanoyl) transferase gives rise to the protein MEANWLGQVEYRQALELQMQCIGRRAAGEIPDILLLLTHPHVYTIGRIGDDANLLVPPDLLAREGIPLARISRGGDITYHGPGQLVGYPIVLLSRPDVHRFVRSIEAALIEALSQFGVSGARIEGLTGVWTMGKKIASIGIGVRRWVTYHGFALNVDTDLSYFRRIHLCGLKGREATSIAEATGRKVPMEAVCDAVTLACGNHLRGFS
- a CDS encoding lipoyl synthase, whose amino-acid sequence is MKPPTPLVRPPWLKVRPPSGEKVERVAEVLRRYGLRTVCRDARCPNMGECWGEGTATVLILGETCTRGCAFCSVATGTPLLPDPHEPARVAWAAAELGWKHIVVTSVTRDDLEDGGAFQFVAVVKEIRKRAPSATVELLVPDFKGDREALRRVVGAYPHVLAHNVETVPRLYPEVRPGAVYLRSLELLGHAHALAPRLELKSGLMVGFGESREEVVSVLEDLYAAGVRSVTLGQYLPPSRNHLPVREYLTVEAFSMLADDARRLGFQRVASGPLVRSSYKAGTGM